A portion of the Candidatus Micrarchaeota archaeon genome contains these proteins:
- a CDS encoding M20/M25/M40 family metallo-hydrolase has product FKLTEIDDRLYGRGASDDKAAIAILLSALDETDPKVNLKILITCDEEVGGRYGLGYITENHLDLLKSDLAWIMDAGTEMISIGCSGVVDGWLRVFGKGSHAGYPHMSDNPIPKLARVIDRLKEFQTMREGKRSVARSPPGSPYDHVWGRFNITVLRSGEKPNMIPEYADAGFDLRLLPEESVDEGLGELKEYLGRVMDELGYSYEIRDVIGHEGYLTRETPEVSRFADIVNSVLKEKIPLGAELGGTDGPFINRLGIPTIGFGPIDPDTRFHQPNEFVRKETLNKMICVTTKVITEL; this is encoded by the coding sequence CCTTTAAACTTACTGAGATAGATGATCGTTTGTACGGTCGTGGAGCAAGTGATGATAAGGCTGCCATCGCGATCCTGTTATCCGCTCTAGATGAGACCGACCCTAAAGTTAACCTGAAGATTCTGATTACCTGTGATGAAGAGGTGGGCGGGAGGTACGGTTTAGGTTATATTACTGAAAACCATCTGGATCTACTGAAGAGCGATCTCGCATGGATCATGGATGCTGGTACCGAGATGATCTCTATAGGATGTAGTGGTGTTGTGGACGGATGGCTCCGGGTGTTTGGTAAGGGTTCGCATGCAGGTTATCCTCATATGAGTGATAATCCTATCCCTAAACTGGCTCGGGTGATAGACCGGCTGAAAGAGTTTCAGACTATGCGGGAGGGTAAACGTTCGGTAGCGCGTTCTCCTCCAGGTAGCCCGTACGATCACGTGTGGGGAAGGTTTAACATAACGGTATTACGTTCCGGTGAAAAACCTAACATGATACCCGAGTATGCTGATGCTGGGTTTGACCTTAGATTGTTGCCAGAGGAATCAGTAGATGAGGGGTTAGGAGAGTTAAAGGAGTATCTGGGTCGTGTGATGGATGAGTTGGGATACTCTTATGAGATCCGGGACGTGATCGGGCATGAGGGTTATCTTACACGAGAAACACCAGAGGTCTCCCGATTTGCTGACATAGTCAACTCTGTTTTAAAGGAGAAGATCCCACTCGGTGCAGAGTTGGGTGGTACCGACGGTCCGTTCATAAACAGGCTGGGTATCCCCACCATAGGGTTCGGTCCTATCGATCCCGATACACGTTTTCATCAACCGAACGAGTTCGTACGAAAGGAGACGTTGAACAAGATGATCTGTGTGACGACCAAGGTGATTACAGAGTTGTGA